CAGAATGTCACTAATGTTGAGGACGAGGCAGGTGAGGAACAAGAGGCTCCTGATGACGGACAGGCCTGAACTTTCCTATCTCTTGGCGGAATCTCTTGTTTTGGCTTCCTTCTTTTGGTTTCTTATGTTTGAACATAAGTTTATAGGTCTAGTTGCTCCTTTGTGGAAACATTTTCATCGCTACTGGAAAGTCCTCAGTTGTGGGAGGCATAACTTTATTATTTTGTGGTAAGTCCTCGTATGTGGGAGGCACCTTAACTTTGttgctaactattattaacattgCTACATGGTGACTGCCTTTCTTTGATCGTATGATAGTTTGTCATGATCTGACTATGAAAGAGTTTTGACTGTACGTAGTTGGTCCAACCTTGGGTAACATATCCGAAGAGTGATCAGTTCCTTAGATGGATATGCTATCTCTTATGGTATTGTACCTAAATTGTAACAACTTTCGTTTAACATTTATTTGTTTTGTGTAGCGCCCGTTGTTGGGGCATTTGTTCCTTGAGGTAGCTGTTGAAGCGTCTGATATCATGATCGTGACGATGTTACCTTAGGTCTGTAGTCCATGTAAGGTAACTGAGGGTTGTTTTACCGTATCGTTTTGTAGGATGGGGGGTGTGGCCAGCACCCTGCCATAGTTGTTGATGGATTCATCTGTTTGGTGTGTTTGTTAGAAGTTCAAATATGATATGATTAGTCTAAATGCATATACGGAGTAAAGGAAAAATATACATATGTAATAAAGATGAATCTACATGCAGACAAGTATTACACAAAATGAGtagttttattaatttcaaaagagAGTGTGAACCCTTAGTACATTTCGAGGGAGGTTTGATGACCTTCTTACAAGTAGGGGCCTAGGGCCCTAGCCTCAAATATGAACCTTTTAGACATCATCCTTCATGGGCCGTGTGATACTCTTAGCAAGAGATATGTTGTGGTTCTGCTAATGCTTCTCATTAGCTTTAGATATCGGTTGGGATTTGTCTGCATCCAAACTTGTGAAGTGAAGTTTTTTGTTAATTGGCTGTTTTTCCATAACCTGATTGGGCTTGGGAGCCTTTGTTTCCTTATTAATGAGTCGCCAGGGGTTTAGTGTAGAGCCTTCTGGGGTGGTCATCCTTGTTTGTTCAAGGTATGTTCTTGGTCGAAAATGATGTTGCATGCTAGCCTTGCTAATGTAGTGGTTGTAACCTGAGTAACTATCTAGGAAAGATAGTAGGGAACCTATAGGTGCAGTATCCATACCAGCAAATTTCTGTGAGCTGTCGTAGAGGGAATCCTCCAAGGTTTTTTGGGTGCCGGTATAGGCTGCTTTGTTCTTAAGAGTACTTTCAATCTTGGTGTGAGTACGAGGTCTGACTTCTCCCTCCTTGGGGAGGTCCTGTAATTGCTATAAGGGTCGTGTAGTCGGTCCAGAGGTTATGGTGTTGCACGAGGATGGAGCTTTAGACAAGTGTGTTGGTGCACGTCTTATTGCCATGTAGTCATGGGCTTCAATTGAATTATCGATGCCTCTAGCTCTCCTTGCTTGTGCTTTTGGGGAGTTTATGTTTTTCTCGTCATTTTGGATCACCATCTTGTAGCACTATTTTGCCTCGCCAGAGTCTCCAATGATTTATGCTACTCCATCAGGTGTTGGGAATCTTATCCTTTGATGGTAAGTGGAGGCCACTCCCTTGATTCCATGGACCCAAGATCGTCCGACAATGGTTGTGTAGGGTGATAACACGTCTACCACACAGAAAGTGGTTACGGTAAGGAATCTTCCCACCCGGATTTCTAATGTTATCTCTCATCTTGGACGAGTCGATGACCCGTTAAATCCAAATATGTTGTAAGTAGAGGGTGTGAGGTATTCGTTTTGAGGCCCATTTGTTTGAATGTTTCATGGAACAATATCTCCACAGAGCTGCCACCATCAATTAGGATTTTGGGAATTGCCCATCGTAGTGCTTTGTTTTTTGCTTTCTCGTCCTCATGTTCGGGGAGTGCaatggccatcgtgaccactagAGGATCGTTGTGGTTGTATCCTCCTTCTTTTGCCTCCGAGGCTGAAAAGCTTATGAGGAGTTTCATCCACTCCTCCATTGGGGGTTCTTTAGCCACGCTGAAAACTTTATCGTCTTTGAAGTTGCGCTTGTGGAGTCGCCCCGTGATGCTTCCTTCTCGTGCAGGGGCAGTAATCGACGAGTGTGATATGGTGTTACAACCTAAGTATTGCGCCTCGCGAGGAATTTCCACACGATGTATGGGTGCCCCGGTGGTTGGTGGTACTGTTGGTTGTGCAATGTATTCTTGGAGCTTGCCCTCGTTGATCATATATTGCAGTACCTTCTTTAAGTGCCTACATGAGTCTGTCGTGTGGTTGTGAAATTGGTGGAACTCACGGAAATCAGTCCTGTTTTTAGTTCATTCTGGTTGCTGACCCCTGTTCCATGGGTAGGTTATCATATGTTGTCCGTCGATCTTCTTGAGGATCTCGGATATTGGGGTGTTTAGTTTTGTATAAACTGGGTCTAcgaattttctcttcttttgtcGGGTCTGTTCTCAACCTTTCCATCCTCCAGTCCGATGTTTATCAAACTGGGTTGATCCATTGTTGGATCGCCCTGCTCCTTGGGCTGGCACTGGATGGTTCTGTGGCTCTACCACATTTTCTCCTCTGCTAGTTCCTTTTGCCATTTTTTCATAGGTTCCGTCCTGGAGTTCTTCCAAGGCTATGTAGTCCTCTTGGACTTCTCTTAGTTTACCCAGATTTTTTGGCATGGCCTCATACATGCGGACAAAGAGAGGGTCTGTCTTTCTAAGACTGTTTTTAAAACCCAAGATCGCATAGTTCTCAGGGACCTTTCCAATCTCAGCACATAACTTTATCCATCGTGTTACCAGGGAACGGAGTGACTCGTTTGGTCCTCTCGAAATTTGGAACAGTGCATCAACTTCGGGTAGGATTCGACTGTTGTGAATGTATGTTTCTAAGAACAGCTCAGATAGGTGAGCAAACGATTTGACTGAGCCTTTAGGCAGATTATTGTACCATAGTAGGGCTTCATCCCTTAGACTGGAAGGAAATAATTTACATAACACCACATCATAATGGTCCCATTGGGTCAGTGTCATGCGATAGGTTTTAAGGTGCTCAATTGCATCTCCTACTCCTGTAAATGGGTACGTGAGCGTCGGTAAAGAGCATTTCCTTGGACATGGCAATCTTAGTAGATTTTCAGATAAGGGTGATTGTCCTGCCTCTAGCATGACTACCACTAATTTCTTGTTTTCCTGTCTCCCGGTGGCCTCTTTGTACATTGCCTCTAGCCGGCCGACTCGGGCTTGCAGCTCGTCGTTGTTCCGCCTCGTTTCtgccttctttcttcttcccagAGCTCTCTCGGGCGAGAAAGATGGTTCATAGTGGTGATGCCTAGATCCCCTGAGTCATCGTCTAACTGTTCAAAGAATGAAACAACCTTGGAACGAGTTGATCTCGAGTTCTCTCCTCGTCTTGGGTTTGTGGATGCGAGATTCTCGGTCTCGCCGTTAACTTCGTCGATTTGATTTTTCTCCCTTCTGTGTTTGGGATCAATATCTGATGACCCCTAGGATGGACCATCCTCGTGGTCGAACACACCTCTGCTTCCCTTAGGAAACCTATCTGTTATCCCCTCGTTGGAGGTGTCAGGGATGTTAATACGTTCTCCATCATGTAGATTTTCAAAGGGACTTTCCTCCTATGTGGTTTCATCGGTAGTGGTGAGTGgcaccttcttcttcaccttgCGTTTTAGTCGGCGATTCCTTCGTTCTAGCCTCCTGTAACGCCTTTCGAGTATTACAATTTTCTCACCCTGAGCTTCCTGGGGTTTCAGGATGGCTGCTATGACAGTATTAGCATCGGCGATTACTACTTGACCTCTGTGTTTACTAGTTGACCTCTGTGTTTACTACTTGCCTTGGCAAGCGATTCAACCCTCGTGGTTGAGTAATATGGATTTCATCATGcttctcgaaggggtttccctcgccttcggagctagaattgtcagttagtccttcccgatactggtcatcgggttgtccctcgCCTGGGACCAGAGCTTCTCCTGGCTCCatatcgtcgagtccttctgTTTGGGATCCACTATTTTCACCTTGGCTCACGCGAGCAGATCGTCGTGCaaccattaccttccctgcaatatatgcaataatacttaatttgtcttttcttcAGAAAAGTGGGATCCTAAGTTTGCAGGTCACGTGCAATTACTAAGCCATAGTTCAGACTGGACAAtttagtacaggaagactttgcagtaaattttggagacatgtgaaaatgtcaaaacattccctcTTTGCATGAGGTGTTGATGATGGAGAAAAAGGTATTTTTACCGTCCCCTTTTTTCGAGGTAATATCTCCTTCAACACACCGTACCCTTATAGGGAAAGAATCTAATTATGACGATTGAGTACGTTTTCTCATTCTAAGAAATATAcctcatcatcttttaacttctgaTTTCAAACAAACTTTGAGCTTGATGAATGATTATATACTCATTAATTCCTCCCCTTGACTTAAACTTAGACTTTTAAGAAGGAGATCGGAGATTATGttgagtttgatgatgaacatcaTGAAAAATTTATCTTTTCAACTCTCATAAGATGATTTCTTCCTTATGTATCTTACTGACTAGCATCTCTTCCCagctctttcatggaggagatcgtttgaaCACCGAAGAGTTTGAAGCTCCATATTTGCTCCGATCTG
Above is a genomic segment from Papaver somniferum cultivar HN1 chromosome 10, ASM357369v1, whole genome shotgun sequence containing:
- the LOC113316326 gene encoding uncharacterized protein LOC113316326, with the protein product MYKEATGRQENKKLVVVMLEAGQSPLSENLLRLPCPRKCSLPTLTYPFTGVGDAIEHLKTYRMTLTQWDHYDVVLCKLFPSSLRDEALLWYNNLPKGSVKSFAHLSELFLETYIHNSRILPEVDALFQISRGPNESLRSLVTRWIKLCAEIGKVPENYAILGFKNSLRKTDPLFVRMYEAMPKNLGKLREVQEDYIALEELQDGTYEKMAKGTSRGENVVEPQNHPVPAQGAGRSNNGSTQFDKHRTGGWKG